One Streptomyces sp. NBC_00554 DNA segment encodes these proteins:
- a CDS encoding flotillin family protein, with translation MPMVVGVVAGAVVLALIFIVVVFKLMWRVAEPNEALIISGSKHRTEGLEEGMGFRIVTGRGTLVLPGVQAVRKISLDLNETELHVDCVTHQGIPLKVRGVVIFKVGDDFVSIANAGRRFLDQQKLMSERVHNVFAGHLRSIVGGLTVEDMIRDREKLTGQTRAACGTEMEKLGLIVDSLQIHEIEDPTGYIKNLAMPHAAAVQRDARIAQAEANRLATEAEQKAAARMSEATRDSEILQAGYQAERDKAAAKAQQAGPLADAAARQDVVVQETRIAELEAQRREQQLQADVRKPADAKAYETRARAEAERDARISAAQAKAQETELAAAAEATRVKTAAGAEAEATKARGVAAASATRATGEAEAAAAQAKGLAAAEATRAQGLAEAEAIKARAAALAENQEAVVAQQLAENWPEIVRAGASAFGNVEHMVLLNGADGMSDMFAKALTMGGTGLGLARQLLASMNQNGTAPDGATAGVNGVVPPRSERVPVEQDKA, from the coding sequence ATGCCGATGGTTGTCGGCGTCGTGGCGGGGGCTGTTGTCCTCGCGCTGATCTTCATCGTTGTGGTTTTCAAGCTCATGTGGCGGGTCGCTGAGCCCAACGAAGCGCTGATCATTTCCGGTTCGAAGCATCGGACCGAAGGCCTTGAAGAAGGCATGGGATTCCGCATCGTGACGGGGCGCGGCACGCTGGTGCTGCCGGGTGTGCAGGCGGTGCGCAAGATCTCGCTCGACCTCAACGAGACCGAGCTGCACGTGGACTGCGTGACCCATCAGGGCATTCCGCTCAAGGTGCGGGGCGTGGTCATCTTCAAGGTGGGCGACGACTTCGTGTCGATCGCCAACGCGGGCCGCCGCTTCCTCGACCAGCAGAAGCTGATGTCGGAGCGGGTGCACAACGTGTTCGCCGGTCATCTGCGGTCCATCGTCGGCGGGTTGACCGTCGAGGACATGATCCGCGACCGGGAGAAGCTGACCGGCCAGACCCGGGCCGCCTGCGGGACCGAGATGGAGAAGCTGGGTCTGATCGTCGACTCGCTGCAGATCCACGAGATCGAGGACCCGACCGGCTACATCAAGAACCTGGCCATGCCGCACGCCGCCGCCGTACAGCGCGACGCGCGGATCGCGCAGGCCGAGGCGAACCGGCTCGCCACCGAGGCCGAACAGAAGGCCGCGGCACGGATGTCGGAGGCGACCCGGGACAGCGAGATCCTCCAGGCCGGCTACCAGGCCGAGCGCGACAAGGCGGCCGCCAAGGCCCAGCAGGCCGGACCGCTCGCGGATGCGGCCGCCCGGCAGGACGTCGTCGTACAGGAGACGCGCATCGCCGAACTCGAGGCGCAGCGCCGTGAGCAGCAGCTCCAGGCGGACGTCCGCAAGCCGGCGGACGCCAAGGCGTACGAGACACGGGCCAGGGCCGAGGCCGAGCGTGACGCGCGGATCTCCGCCGCGCAGGCCAAGGCCCAGGAGACCGAGCTCGCTGCCGCGGCGGAGGCGACCCGGGTCAAGACGGCCGCGGGCGCCGAGGCCGAGGCAACGAAGGCGCGGGGCGTGGCCGCCGCGTCGGCGACGCGGGCCACCGGTGAGGCCGAGGCCGCCGCAGCTCAGGCCAAGGGGCTCGCCGCCGCCGAGGCGACGCGCGCCCAGGGTCTCGCGGAGGCCGAGGCCATCAAGGCGCGGGCCGCCGCCCTCGCCGAAAACCAGGAGGCCGTGGTCGCCCAGCAACTCGCGGAGAACTGGCCGGAGATCGTCCGGGCGGGCGCGAGCGCCTTCGGCAACGTCGAACACATGGTGCTGCTCAACGGCGCCGACGGGATGTCGGACATGTTCGCCAAGGCGCTCACCATGGGCGGCACGGGGCTCGGCCTGGCACGGCAGTTGCTCGCGTCGATGAACCAGAACGGTACGGCGCCGGACGGTGCAACGGCCGGGGTCAACGGCGTTGTGCCGCCGCGTTCGGAGAGGGTGCCGGTGGAGCAGGACAAGGCGTGA
- a CDS encoding TIGR02452 family protein, whose product MSARLRGIAQHTEEIVAAGSYRASDGRTVPIAAAVDTARDGTRMYGPEPVEISPVSPVDTTFEVTGESSLEAARRLAGGPDPVAVLNFSSARNPGGGYLKGAQAQEEALCRASALYTCLLRARPFYDHHRTHRDPFYTDRVIHSPAVPVFRDDRGRLLDEPYTAAFLTAAAPNAGVVLRTAPERTPELPQALAVRAERVLEVAAAHGYRRLVLGAWGCGVFQNDPAQVASAFHGLLVKGRFEGYFEHVVFGVLDRTAGSATRGAFERTFESHFRVG is encoded by the coding sequence GTGAGCGCGCGCCTGCGCGGGATCGCACAGCACACGGAGGAGATCGTCGCGGCCGGTTCGTACCGCGCGTCCGACGGGCGCACGGTGCCGATCGCCGCGGCGGTCGACACCGCCAGGGACGGCACACGGATGTACGGCCCTGAGCCCGTGGAGATCTCCCCGGTCAGCCCTGTGGACACGACGTTCGAGGTCACGGGGGAGAGCAGCCTGGAGGCCGCCCGGCGGCTCGCGGGCGGGCCGGACCCCGTCGCCGTCCTGAACTTCTCCTCGGCGCGCAATCCCGGCGGCGGCTATCTCAAGGGTGCGCAGGCCCAGGAAGAGGCCCTCTGCCGGGCCTCCGCGCTGTACACCTGCCTGCTGCGGGCCCGGCCGTTCTACGACCACCACCGCACCCACCGCGATCCGTTCTACACGGACCGTGTCATCCACTCACCCGCCGTGCCCGTCTTCCGCGACGACCGCGGGCGACTCCTCGACGAGCCCTACACGGCCGCATTCCTGACCGCCGCGGCACCCAACGCCGGAGTGGTCCTGCGCACCGCCCCGGAGCGCACACCGGAACTCCCACAAGCCCTGGCCGTACGCGCCGAGCGGGTCCTCGAGGTCGCTGCGGCCCACGGCTACCGACGACTGGTGCTCGGCGCATGGGGCTGCGGAGTCTTCCAGAACGACCCGGCCCAGGTGGCGAGCGCCTTCCACGGCCTGCTGGTCAAGGGCCGCTTCGAGGGCTACTTCGAGCACGTCGTGTTCGGGGTCCTGGACCGTACGGCGGGTTCGGCGACGAGAGGCGCATTCGAGCGTACGTTTGAATCGCATTTCCGGGTTGGGTAA
- a CDS encoding type II toxin-antitoxin system PemK/MazF family toxin, with amino-acid sequence MTASTDEDVPGRYGPSATTEAEPREVGRVRTEYSPAHDGDPDPGEIVWTWVPFEENDGRGKDRPVLVVAREDEGTFLAVQLSSKRHDGDREWVPIGSGPWDRTGRDSWVDVDRVLRLHEEGMRREACALDRMRFNSVVRRLQERYGWR; translated from the coding sequence GTGACTGCCTCAACCGATGAAGACGTCCCCGGCCGCTACGGCCCCTCCGCGACCACCGAAGCCGAGCCCCGCGAGGTGGGCCGGGTGCGGACGGAGTACTCCCCCGCGCACGACGGCGACCCGGATCCCGGCGAGATCGTCTGGACGTGGGTGCCCTTCGAAGAGAACGACGGGCGTGGCAAGGACCGTCCGGTGCTCGTCGTCGCCCGCGAGGACGAGGGGACGTTTCTCGCCGTCCAGCTGTCGAGCAAGCGGCACGACGGTGACCGCGAGTGGGTGCCGATCGGGAGCGGGCCGTGGGATCGGACCGGGCGGGACTCGTGGGTGGATGTGGATCGCGTGCTGCGGCTGCATGAGGAGGGGATGCGGCGGGAGGCTTGTGCGCTGGACCGGATGCGGTTCAACTCCGTTGTGCGGCGGTTGCAGGAAAGGTACGGGTGGCGGTAG
- a CDS encoding amidase, protein MAPDRAHGLAESARSLADGEVTAREMAERTLARIEATQPSLNAFRLVRAEAALAEADAADKKLAAGVRLPLLGVSVAVKDDMDVAGEPTAFGCRGDFPAQTEDGEAVRRLRAAGAIVIGKTNTCELGQWPFTEGPAFGATRNPWHADHTPGGSSGGSAAAVAAGLVPAALGSDGAGSVRIPASWTHLIGIKPQRGRISTWPRPESFQGITVNGTLARTVADAALLLDSASGNHKGDLHRPLPLRVSDAVGRDPGRLRIALSLKPPFTALPARLDPAIRERVLALAERLAALGHVVEEAEPRYGQIGLSFIPRATVGLAERVRDVPQQDLLDRRTRDAARLGRVLGGAPLRVARRAEATLHRRIGALFETYDVLLAPTTAAPPPLIGSMVNLNGLGTDRAMIAACPFAWPWNVLGWPGVNVPAGFVGDALPVGAQLLGPANSEPLLVSLAAQLEADLRWHELWPPHGTVVDSPAV, encoded by the coding sequence TTGGCTCCCGACCGTGCTCATGGCCTGGCTGAAAGTGCTCGCTCCCTCGCCGACGGCGAGGTGACCGCGCGCGAGATGGCCGAGCGGACACTGGCCCGCATCGAGGCGACCCAGCCCTCCCTGAACGCCTTCCGCCTGGTGCGCGCCGAGGCGGCGCTCGCCGAGGCCGACGCGGCGGACAAGAAGCTGGCCGCCGGAGTGCGGCTGCCGCTGCTCGGGGTGTCGGTGGCGGTGAAGGACGACATGGACGTGGCGGGCGAGCCGACCGCGTTCGGCTGCCGGGGCGATTTCCCGGCCCAGACCGAGGACGGGGAGGCTGTACGCCGCCTGCGCGCGGCCGGCGCGATCGTGATCGGCAAGACCAACACCTGCGAGCTCGGGCAGTGGCCTTTCACCGAGGGGCCCGCTTTCGGAGCCACCCGCAACCCCTGGCACGCCGACCACACGCCGGGCGGCTCCTCGGGAGGCTCAGCCGCGGCGGTGGCGGCGGGTCTGGTGCCGGCGGCGCTGGGCTCGGACGGCGCGGGCTCGGTCCGCATCCCGGCCTCCTGGACCCACCTGATCGGGATCAAACCGCAGCGTGGCCGGATCTCGACCTGGCCGCGCCCGGAGTCGTTCCAGGGCATCACGGTCAACGGGACGCTCGCCCGCACGGTCGCGGACGCGGCCCTCCTCCTGGACTCGGCGAGCGGTAACCACAAGGGCGACCTGCACCGCCCGCTTCCCCTGCGCGTGTCGGACGCGGTGGGCCGCGACCCGGGCCGGCTGCGGATCGCGCTGTCGCTGAAGCCGCCGTTCACGGCACTGCCCGCCCGGCTCGATCCCGCCATACGGGAGCGGGTCCTCGCGCTCGCGGAGCGGCTCGCGGCGCTCGGGCACGTGGTGGAGGAGGCGGAGCCGCGGTACGGGCAGATCGGGCTGTCGTTCATCCCGCGCGCGACGGTCGGTCTCGCCGAGCGGGTACGCGACGTGCCGCAGCAGGACCTCCTCGACCGGCGCACCCGCGACGCCGCCCGGCTGGGACGCGTACTCGGCGGCGCACCCCTGCGGGTGGCCCGCCGCGCCGAGGCGACGCTGCACCGGCGGATCGGGGCGCTCTTCGAGACGTACGACGTGCTCCTCGCGCCGACGACCGCCGCTCCCCCGCCCCTCATCGGCTCGATGGTGAACCTGAACGGGCTGGGCACCGACCGGGCCATGATCGCCGCGTGTCCGTTCGCGTGGCCGTGGAACGTGCTGGGCTGGCCCGGGGTCAACGTGCCCGCGGGGTTCGTGGGCGACGCTCTGCCGGTCGGCGCCCAGCTGCTCGGTCCGGCGAACAGCGAGCCGCTGCTCGTGTCGCTGGCCGCCCAGTTGGAGGCGGATCTGCGGTGGCACGAACTGTGGCCGCCCCACGGGACCGTCGTGGACTCCCCTGCGGTGTAA